Proteins from one Anastrepha obliqua isolate idAnaObli1 chromosome 2, idAnaObli1_1.0, whole genome shotgun sequence genomic window:
- the LOC129239187 gene encoding U3 small nucleolar RNA-associated protein 15 homolog codes for MTQFKSLNTKKYIKTGKVVTPDTLYWKQLSVPTLVKEFGAIDYVDFSPIEPHYFAVTCSVRVQIYNPITKLVVKNLSRFQETAYGGTYRQDGSLLVAGDEQGLVKLFDPSSKNVLRLFKGHKAPVHRAQFTQDLVHIASFSDDRSVKIWDIATEKTLHTFAEHEDYVRAGAINPKSTDTLISGGYDGKIKMYDIRTKEVSFSIDHGSPVESLLFLPTGGIFISAGGTEMRVWDAFAGCRLLTKVSQHHKTITSLRLGSKGKRILSGSLDRHVKIYDVATYKTVHTLDFPNAVLSLAVAPGDQTVVAGMVDGLVSIQNMEIHRKKSGKGKGPTDLSRRRVTSLKIDHVVSDTRLPKLEKYDQLLRKYEYVRCMDLVMSRFYAQSNPEITISVMQELIHRKGLHRALAGRSHKFLSQLISFICRYIGEYRFMRILIDVAAALLDIYAATFHEFTGELGKDFIRLAGVLRREINLTYDLLELQGGLELLETAAAGGESNDDYHRFVKGESDQLKQSAQAKESSILTV; via the exons atgacaCAGTTTAAATCTCTAAATACGAAAAAGTACATTAAGACCGGGAAGGTTGTCACACCCGACACCCTATACTGGAAGCAATTAAGT GTGCCAACCCTAGTAAAAGAATTTGGTGCCATTGACTATGTAGACTTCAGTCCTATAGAGCCCCATTACTTTGCTGTGACCTGCTCGGTGCGTGTACAGATTTACAATCCTATCACAAAATTGGTGGTGAAAAATTTGTCGCGCTTTCAAGAGACTGCTTACGGAGGCACATACAGACAAGATGGAAGTTTGCTGGTAGCTGGCGATGAGCAAGGTTTGGTGAAACTCTTCGACCCGTCCAGCAAAAACGTGCTGCGTTTATTTAAAGGGCACAAGGCGCCAGTACATCGCGCACAATTTACACAAGATCTCGTGCATATTGCCAGTTTTTCGGACGATCGTAGCGTGAAAATATGGGACATTGCCACCGAGAAAACTTTACATACATTTGCCGAACATGAGGATTATGTGCGTGCAGGTGCCATAAACCCCAAGTCCACAGATACACTAATATCGGGTGGTTATGATGGAAAAATTAAGATGTATGACATACGTACAAAAGAAGTGTCATTTAGCATTGATCATGGCAGTCCAGTTGAGTCATTGCTTTTTCTGCCAACGGGCGGTATATTCATTAGCGCAGGCGGTACCGAAATGCGTGTTTGGGATGCCTTTGCTGGTTGCCGGCTTTTAACAAAAGTATCACAACACCACAAAACAATAACAAGCTTGCGACTTGGTTCCAAAGGCAAACGTATATTGTCTGGCAGCTTGGATCGTCATGTAAAGATTTATGATGTTGCAACATACAAAACTGTACACACACTTGACTTTCCCAATGCCGTACTAAGTCTTGCTGTGGCGCCGGGTGATCAAACTGTTGTGGCTGGCATGGTTGACGGCCTAGTTTCAATACAGAACATGGAAATCCACCGCAAAAAGAGTGGAAAAGGCAAAGGGCCGACTGACCTCAGTCGGCGACGAGTGACTTCGCTGAAAATAGATCATGTGGTAAGTGATACACGGCTGCCCAAATTAGAGAAATATGATCAGCTTTTGCGTAAATATGAATACGTAAGATGCATGGATCTTGTGATGTCCCGGTTTTACGCGCAGTCCAATCCGGAAATAACAATCAGTGTTATGCAAGAGCTGATACACCGCAAGGGTTTACATCGTGCGTTGGCGGGACGCAGCCATAAATTTCTTTCGCAACTAATTTCGTTTATATGTCGCTACATCGGCGAATATCGATTTATGCGTATACTGATTGATGTTGCAGCGGCGTTACTGGATATCTATGCGGCAACCTTCCATGAATTTACGGGTGAATTGGGAAAAGATTTCATAAGACTTGCGGGTGTGTTGCGACGTGAAATTAACCTGACATACGATTTGCTGGAATTACAAGGCGGTTTAGAACTACTCGAAACTGCTGCCGCAGGAGGGGAAAGCAATGACGATTATCATCGATTTGTGAAAGGTGAAAGTGACCAACTAAAACAATCTGCTCAAGCAAAGGAGTCCTCTATTTTAACTGTATAG
- the LOC129238483 gene encoding protein kish, with protein MSALFNFQSLLSVILLLICTCAYLRSLFPSIIDRNKTGLLGVFWKLARIGERKSPYVAVACVVMAISILFWT; from the exons ATG agTGCGCTATTCAACTTTCAAAGTTTGCTATCAGTGATACTTCTATTGATTTGCACTTGTGCTTATTTACGTTCACTTTTCCCAAGTATAATAGACCGAAACAAGACGGG GTTACTTGGGGTGTTTTGGAAACTAGCACGAATAGGAGAGAGAAAGTCACCATATGTGGCTGTGGCATGTGTGGTCATGGCGATATCGATATTATTCTGGACGTGA